Proteins found in one Thermodesulfatator atlanticus DSM 21156 genomic segment:
- a CDS encoding manganese-dependent inorganic pyrophosphatase — translation MAAIVVGHKNPDTDSICAAISLAYLKSKLGVEAKPVAQGEINPESKFVLEKFGFSAPEIVTDATDQKIFLVDHSDKAQSLDNLEKGEILGIVDHHKLGDITTPNPIEIWVWPVGCTCTVLKGMYDFYGVEIPKEIAGIMCCAILSDTVIFKSATCTPQDVEAAEALGKIAGIDDLKALGLEMFKVKSAIEGTPIRDLVYRDYKDFDMSGNKVGIGQLEVVDLSLVEPIKDALYEELQKIKQEGGYHSIFFMLTDIMKEGTELLIVSDNPAVVEVAWGVKPEGRSVWLPGVMSRKKQVVPNLEKAFAG, via the coding sequence ATGGCAGCAATCGTAGTAGGACACAAAAATCCCGACACCGACTCCATCTGCGCCGCAATCTCTTTGGCCTACCTCAAAAGCAAACTTGGAGTGGAAGCCAAACCCGTAGCTCAAGGCGAAATTAATCCTGAATCAAAGTTTGTTTTAGAAAAATTTGGCTTTTCTGCACCAGAAATCGTAACCGACGCCACTGACCAAAAAATCTTTCTCGTGGACCACAGCGACAAGGCCCAAAGCCTTGATAACCTTGAAAAAGGTGAAATCCTCGGCATTGTTGACCACCACAAACTCGGAGACATCACCACTCCCAACCCGATTGAAATCTGGGTTTGGCCGGTAGGCTGCACCTGCACTGTTTTAAAAGGAATGTATGATTTCTACGGGGTTGAGATTCCCAAAGAAATAGCTGGCATCATGTGCTGCGCAATTCTAAGTGATACCGTTATTTTCAAATCTGCTACTTGCACCCCTCAGGATGTGGAAGCAGCCGAAGCCCTTGGAAAGATAGCCGGCATTGATGACCTCAAAGCTCTTGGTCTTGAAATGTTTAAAGTAAAAAGTGCCATTGAAGGCACTCCGATCCGCGATCTTGTGTATCGTGACTACAAAGACTTTGATATGAGCGGCAACAAAGTAGGCATTGGTCAGCTTGAAGTAGTTGATCTTTCTCTGGTAGAGCCCATTAAAGATGCTCTTTATGAAGAACTCCAGAAAATTAAGCAGGAAGGCGGCTACCACAGCATCTTCTTCATGCTCACGGACATCATGAAAGAAGGAACCGAACTTCTCATTGTCTCTGACAATCCCGCTGTAGTAGAAGTAGCCTGGGGAGTTAAGCCCGAGGGGCGTTCAGTATGGCTCCCTGGCGTTATGAGTCGAAAAAAACAGGTAGTACCCAACCTTGAAAAGGCCTTTGCTGGTTAA
- the lptE gene encoding LPS assembly lipoprotein LptE — protein sequence MKKCLLVFLFCLLCACGYQLEGRPSNFNPSWHTIYIPVWENPTAEIRLGEIIAQELRKRVELAGDLKIAPKDQADLILEGEIVSVSVGGLSYDVYTKTLERRVYLRAKAILKDREGRIIWQNSNISRYEDYPVESENVGEEVDPGREIALEKICRDLAEIIYHQIISSF from the coding sequence ATGAAAAAATGCCTCTTAGTTTTTCTTTTTTGTTTGCTTTGTGCCTGTGGTTATCAACTTGAGGGCAGACCTTCTAATTTCAATCCTTCCTGGCATACAATTTACATCCCTGTTTGGGAAAACCCTACGGCTGAAATCCGCCTGGGGGAAATTATAGCCCAGGAGCTTCGCAAACGCGTTGAGCTTGCCGGAGACTTAAAAATTGCCCCAAAAGACCAGGCAGACCTTATCCTTGAAGGTGAGATTGTATCAGTATCAGTTGGGGGCTTGTCTTACGATGTCTACACCAAAACCCTTGAACGCAGAGTTTATTTACGAGCCAAAGCCATCTTAAAAGACCGGGAAGGCCGTATCATCTGGCAAAATAGCAATATCTCTCGCTATGAGGACTATCCGGTAGAGTCAGAAAATGTAGGCGAAGAAGTTGATCCGGGACGAGAGATTGCCTTAGAAAAAATATGCCGCGATCTAGCAGAAATTATCTATCACCAAATTATTTCTTCTTTTTAG
- a CDS encoding phosphate-starvation-inducible PsiE family protein has product MGSIKKWCAEWRTLTLYEKFEQIVALILTTVIAVIIVCALYDLVVQTFFILFKLGLNPLDHKVFQTLFGMFMTVLIALEFKHSILKVSLRQGEGVVQVKTVILIALLALARKFIILDFKTEPPLKLFALAFSVLVLGGIYWLLREQYLKYGK; this is encoded by the coding sequence ATGGGAAGCATTAAAAAATGGTGTGCTGAGTGGCGTACTTTAACCCTTTACGAAAAGTTCGAACAAATAGTAGCCCTTATTTTAACTACCGTTATTGCTGTTATCATTGTTTGTGCGCTTTATGACTTAGTAGTGCAGACATTTTTCATTCTGTTTAAGCTCGGCTTAAATCCCTTAGACCATAAAGTTTTTCAGACCCTTTTTGGTATGTTTATGACCGTGCTTATTGCCCTTGAATTTAAGCATTCGATTTTGAAAGTTTCCCTGCGCCAGGGTGAAGGGGTTGTGCAGGTCAAAACCGTTATTTTAATAGCCCTTTTGGCTTTGGCACGAAAGTTTATCATCCTTGATTTTAAGACAGAGCCGCCTCTTAAGCTTTTTGCCCTTGCTTTTTCAGTCCTTGTTCTTGGCGGGATTTACTGGCTGTTAAGAGAACAATACTTAAAGTACGGAAAATAA